A region from the Excalfactoria chinensis isolate bCotChi1 chromosome 11, bCotChi1.hap2, whole genome shotgun sequence genome encodes:
- the CHTF8 gene encoding chromosome transmission fidelity protein 8 homolog, with amino-acid sequence MVQLIVSSAGAGGPERWVLLELQGELEPRGGGALPGSLLGDLHYTREGIPVLIVGHHILYGKVVQLEKPFAVLMKQAADPAGTRYTVIALIKTKLLFKTRPKPIITNVPKKV; translated from the exons ATGGTGCAGCTCATCGTCTCCAG TGCTGGTGCGGGCGGCCCGGAGcgctgggtgctgctggagctgcagggagagctggagcCGCGCGGTGGCGGTGCGCTGCCTGGCAGCCTGCTGGGAGACCTGCACTACACGAGGGAG GGCATCCCCGTGCTCATCGTGGGCCACCACATCCTCTACGGGAAGGTGGTGCAGCTGGAGAAACCCTTTGCTGTCCTGATGAAGCAGGCAGCCGACCCTGCGGGGACGCGCTACACCGTTATTGCCCTCATCAAGACCAAGCTGCTCTTCAAAACGCGGCCCAAGCCCATCATCACCAACGTGCCCAAGAAGGTTTGA